The sequence below is a genomic window from Sphingobacterium sp. ML3W.
CATCATCCAATTCGAGACGAGGAAGGAGCATCTTTGCTTTGATCCGCATTAAAGTGGATGCGACAAAGATAAATTCACTTGCCATTTCCATATCCAGTGCCTGCAGCTGATTGACATAGGATAAAAAATCATCTGTTATTTTTGAAATCGGAATTTCATGAATATTCAATTCATCTCTTTCAATAAAAAATAAGAGGAGGTCAAATGGACCTTCAAATTGCGGTAACTTTATTTCGTATCCTTCTTCTACTTGCATATCAAAAGCAAAATTACATAATTATATAAACATTTTTATTTCAAACTATTAAAACTAAATGCTTCTATAGCTGTTCACTTTCTAATACAAAAAGTTTGATATATACCCTAGTTGTGATAAATAAGTTGTTATTTTGTATCAATATTTTAAAGTAATTAGCAATACTATGCAGTTTGATGCTGGAGAATTATTAAGTAAAATCAATGATCCCTCTGATCTGAAAAAACTCAAGGAAGACCAATTAGAACAAGTTAGTCAAGAGCTACGTCAATATATAATTGATTTAGTTTCTGTTAATGGGGGTCACTTTGCAGCTAGTTTGGGAGTCGTTGAATTGACAGTGGCATTACATTATGTCATGAATACGCCCTACGACCAATTGATATGGGATGTGGGTCATCAGGCATATGGTCACAAAATCTTGACCGGACGTCGTGATTCTTTTCATACGAATAGAATTGTCAATGGGATATCTGGTTTCCCAAAACGAGGCGAGTCAGAATATGATGCATTTGGCGTAGGTCATTCATCCACCTCTATATCGGCAGCTTTAGGTATGGCCGTTGCATCCCAGATTAAGGGAGAAAAGGATCGTCAGCATATCGCTATCATTGGCGATGGTGCGATGACTGGTGGTATGGCTTTTGAGGCGCTGAACCATGCAGGTATCGAGAAGTCAAATCTGTTGGTTATCTTAAATGATAATTGCATGTCCATAGATCCAAACGTAGGAGCCCTAAAGGAATACTTAACAAGTATCACCACCTCCAAGCGATATAATCGTTTTAGAGACGATATTGCAGCTGTTCTATCTAAGATATCAGAAATGGGACCCAATGCCTTAGGGGCCGTTAAAAAGATTGAGAAAAGCATTAAGGGAACCTTACTTAAAAACGCAAATTTATTTGAATCTTTAAATTTCAGATACTTTGGACCTGTTGATGGTCATGATGTTAAAAAGTTAGCAAAAACGCTAGAAGATTTACGTCATATTCCAGGACCGAAATTATTGCACTGCGTAACCGTTAAGGGTAAAGGTTATGCATTAGCAGAGAAGGATCAAACCAAATGGCATGCACCGGGTCTGTTTGATAAGATAACGGGTGAAATAAAAAAATCCGTAGTTGTGAAACCAACTGCACCTAAATATCAAGATGTATTTGGAAATACCTTAGTTGAATTGGCAGAGAAAAATGATAAGATAGTAGGGATTACACCAGCTATGCCTTCAGGTTCTTCTATGAATATCATGATGAAAGCTTTTCCTAGTCGATCTTTTGATGTTGGGATAGCAGAACAACATGCTGTTACTTTTAGTGCGGGATTGGCAACACAAGGGCTTATGCCGTTTTGCAATATTTATTCATCTTTCATGCAAAGAGCATTTGATCAAGTTATTCATGATGTTGCATTACAAAATTTGAATGTTGTGTTTTGCTTAGATCGTGCAGGTGTGGTTGGATCAGATGGTCCGACACATCATGGTGCTTATGATATTGCTTTTATGCGATGTATACCGAATATGACTGTTTCAGCTCCAATGAATGAAGAGGAGTTAAGAAACTTGATGTATACTGCACAACTAAAGGATAAGGGTCCATTTGTGATCCGATATCCTAGAGGTAATGGCGTAATGGTCGATTGGAAGAGAACTTTTAAAGAAATTGAAATAGGTAAGGGTAGGTTGGTCCAGGATGGTGAGTCAGTAGCCATATTGACTTTCGGAGCCATCGGTAATGAGGCTAGTAAGGCAATATTACAATTGGCAGAAGAAGGCATACATCCTGCACATTATGACCTGCGATTTGCAAAACCTTTGGATGAGGAGCTTTTACATAAGGTCTTCCAAAAATTTGAACATATTATTACAGTTGAAGATGGTTGTATACAAGGAGGTGTAGGTTCTGCTGTTTTAGAATTTATGGCCGATCATCATTATAGCAGTACCGTAGTCAGATTGGGTATTCCAGATACGATTATAGACCATGCTGAACAAGCAGATCAATGGAGTATTGCGCATTATGATGCGAAAGCAATTGCTATGGAATGTCGTAAATTAGTTAAGGGTATTAAAACCGATTCTTTGGTTAGTTAGTCTTCAGGCCACGAAACAAAAAAAGAGGAATTATAGCAATATAATTCCTCTTTTTTTGTTTAACTTAGATAAAATCTACGTAATAACAATTTATATTTCCTGCATATTGTCATAGTTTCTTTATGAAGAATCTAGTTGGTTCATTAGATATTCCAATGCAAATATTACGTTTAAAATAGCGAAAAAACTACAAAATGTATAAGAAAGTAACAAAAAATTTGGAATGTTAATAAAAAAAAACAGCGTCAGATTTAGATCTTAAAAAATGATGTTTTTTTAAGCTAACTCATTGGTATATAATGATTTTAAATAAATTTTAAATTTTAGTTTTTTACCTGATTTTTTTTTGTCATCTTCGTCTTACGAGAAAGTTATCAACATAATATTGGTCGCTTATTGGAAATCAACTTATTAAGAATTTTAGAATGGAAAAAACGAGTACAAGTGTTTGGAATAATTGTCTTGCGATCATCAAAGACAATATACCTGCGCAAAGTTTTAAAACCTGGTTTGAGCCTGTGAAAGCAGTACGTTTGGAGGGTGACGTTTTGACTATTCAAGTACCTAGTTTATTTTTTTACGAATGGTTGGAAGAACACTATGTGGGTATCCTTCGTAAGACCGTAAA
It includes:
- the dxs gene encoding 1-deoxy-D-xylulose-5-phosphate synthase, translated to MQFDAGELLSKINDPSDLKKLKEDQLEQVSQELRQYIIDLVSVNGGHFAASLGVVELTVALHYVMNTPYDQLIWDVGHQAYGHKILTGRRDSFHTNRIVNGISGFPKRGESEYDAFGVGHSSTSISAALGMAVASQIKGEKDRQHIAIIGDGAMTGGMAFEALNHAGIEKSNLLVILNDNCMSIDPNVGALKEYLTSITTSKRYNRFRDDIAAVLSKISEMGPNALGAVKKIEKSIKGTLLKNANLFESLNFRYFGPVDGHDVKKLAKTLEDLRHIPGPKLLHCVTVKGKGYALAEKDQTKWHAPGLFDKITGEIKKSVVVKPTAPKYQDVFGNTLVELAEKNDKIVGITPAMPSGSSMNIMMKAFPSRSFDVGIAEQHAVTFSAGLATQGLMPFCNIYSSFMQRAFDQVIHDVALQNLNVVFCLDRAGVVGSDGPTHHGAYDIAFMRCIPNMTVSAPMNEEELRNLMYTAQLKDKGPFVIRYPRGNGVMVDWKRTFKEIEIGKGRLVQDGESVAILTFGAIGNEASKAILQLAEEGIHPAHYDLRFAKPLDEELLHKVFQKFEHIITVEDGCIQGGVGSAVLEFMADHHYSSTVVRLGIPDTIIDHAEQADQWSIAHYDAKAIAMECRKLVKGIKTDSLVS